One part of the Muntiacus reevesi chromosome 20, mMunRee1.1, whole genome shotgun sequence genome encodes these proteins:
- the CCND3 gene encoding G1/S-specific cyclin-D3 isoform X3, with protein sequence MYPPSMIATGSIGAAVQGLGACSTSGDELTELLAGITGTEVDCLRACQEQIEAALRESLREAAQTSPSPAPKAPRGSSSQGPSQTSTPTDVTAIHL encoded by the exons ATGTACCCGCCATCCATGATTGCCACGGGCAGCATCGGCGCTGCAGTGCAAGGCCTGGGTGCTTGCTCCACGTCTGGGGACGAGCTCACGGAGCTGCTGGCAGGGATCACAGGCACTGAAGTG GACTGCCTGCGGGCCTGTCAGGAGCAGATTGAAGCTGCCCTCAGGGAGAGCCTCAGGGAAGCCGCCCAGACCTCTCCCAGCCCAGCACCCAAAGCCCCCAGAGGCTCCAGCAGCCAGGGGCCCAGCCAGACCAGCACTCCCACAGACGTCACGGCCATCCACCTGTAG